A DNA window from bacterium contains the following coding sequences:
- a CDS encoding isoprenylcysteine carboxylmethyltransferase family protein, whose amino-acid sequence MSGFLIAASILFLPAFKNINILFNFRPWVLLILLGFIFFTHPKMSFEKLGSDGKSSHDKKSMLFINLAFYLSIIPVYYIYVFQYFTTNHIKPIHLVEIIGILLGLFGVLFRWKSIHYLGQWFTSEVVIQSDHKLVTSGPYRWIRHPGYTGALLFGLTVPLIFNIPIYMIWSAFILIPAYVYRIYVEEIALKSHFSDEYPEYKKKSWKLLPFIY is encoded by the coding sequence ATGAGTGGATTTTTAATAGCAGCATCAATTTTATTTCTTCCAGCATTTAAGAACATTAATATCTTGTTCAATTTTCGCCCATGGGTCTTATTAATATTATTAGGCTTTATTTTCTTCACTCACCCAAAAATGAGCTTTGAAAAGCTTGGATCAGATGGAAAAAGCAGTCATGATAAAAAATCAATGCTGTTTATAAACCTTGCTTTTTACCTATCAATCATTCCTGTTTATTATATCTATGTCTTCCAATACTTTACAACAAATCATATCAAACCCATCCATCTTGTTGAAATTATTGGCATTTTATTAGGACTTTTTGGCGTTTTATTTAGATGGAAATCAATTCATTATTTAGGCCAATGGTTCACTTCAGAAGTTGTTATTCAATCTGACCACAAGCTTGTTACGAGTGGGCCTTACAGATGGATTCGTCACCCTGGATATACCGGTGCATTATTATTTGGTTTAACAGTTCCTCTAATTTTTAATATACCAATTTATATGATCTGGTCTGCTTTTATTCTAATCCCTGCATATGTATACCGAATTTATGTTGAAGAAATTGCTTTAAAAAGCCATTTTTCGGATGAATATCCAGAGTACAAAAAGAAAAGTTGGAAGCTTCTTCCTTTTATATATTGA
- a CDS encoding PilZ domain-containing protein produces MSKEKEIIIASNLSSGHFEGQIPLYSAKQISHYTDPSFIDYFVKVLIDESGGKLNIKQVCKRSDDTLHLDNKLLFKDETIILEDDVNIEEGDTVYFEHIGRVYCFFIKKNSDNSLQIPVLYELTRRFWQRYTLNEDIKIELASDEEVLKGRIVNFDINGLGISFDKGEPKLFDSYKLKIFSEDEPLEILGQIVHFSKTKDENIAGFYFSERKNKKYLEKFFWTNYKKYNPDIEELSENSSLEEVKKQFENVPIPQLFNEEYLKNTSTIKTIMLKKGNSYSSGISICKYNKKMTMMHTLVLQKEHLHSLPVNLYEYVANRVLATNDSEYFSGYWPPKNKYIDRGYTNFVKGDYDDVHHFYKQINIYNCEVNNDFDKQIIDSFNSNKDYVKNEIRKSLGDVFYDAFGVDEPEKDIKIISIGSDNNISGIAMCLPKRSDHGVFALSNQTWIIKADDLDAVKQLKALSDKYFQTLGHNNYNVHTFEEYKGIESKLNTLRALKEVHFWIANNTRVKAYINYLKRINFEISLLTSKKSISKKYVKFIKGFTSSFYKRKSLRYQSKELQNDMEVSFDTSFMSIDSVKVMDIDTFGMSAEISANLNIKDNTHIDIIFSLKGEEAQKLKGVVKYCKPKAVSGFKALNNHVGIEFQGLDLESKRVIREYCFRKLNPDLSMFSKQDFRSLVDLLEKSKYFEYYDSTKQRQFEEESEPIYSSLELLIPDLARVTVFKNDEDDSIIGTHAFYRRSNKTWQLHQLAVNESLTIYKAKFPTKVVLNGAFQYLCLDPDVDFVITYFHNDAAIAKTYFDVKNHHDNPKEYAYIEFTGFLFEGLDKKSYQFGNDYQLSVANEKEKKFLQKEVKNLVEDIEYEALEYANLSQKDLIKKWNKTGAIRDREVLLIKNKNGEILHFAICDVSPLGINFIGLVDIFRIFHQKTDEAPSAITMQLLANYAASYYKNKGRSQVYLEVDPNLGEYFNELEVRQLGKNWRLIAARNTFMTALQYFNSRFERLQQRLKQSESK; encoded by the coding sequence ATGTCTAAAGAAAAAGAAATAATTATTGCAAGTAACTTATCTTCAGGACATTTTGAAGGCCAAATTCCTTTATATTCTGCTAAACAGATATCACATTACACTGACCCAAGTTTTATAGATTATTTTGTAAAAGTTTTGATCGATGAATCTGGTGGAAAACTTAATATCAAACAAGTTTGTAAGCGTTCAGATGATACATTGCATTTAGATAATAAGTTGTTATTCAAAGATGAGACTATAATCTTAGAAGATGATGTAAATATAGAAGAAGGTGATACGGTCTATTTTGAACATATAGGAAGAGTCTATTGCTTTTTCATTAAAAAAAATTCAGATAATAGCCTGCAAATCCCAGTATTATACGAACTAACAAGACGGTTTTGGCAAAGATATACATTAAATGAAGATATAAAAATTGAGCTGGCGTCGGATGAAGAAGTTTTAAAAGGAAGAATCGTTAATTTTGATATTAATGGTTTAGGCATTAGTTTTGATAAGGGTGAACCTAAGCTATTCGATAGTTATAAATTAAAAATATTCAGTGAAGATGAGCCACTTGAGATTTTAGGGCAAATAGTTCATTTTTCTAAAACGAAGGATGAAAATATAGCTGGGTTCTATTTTAGTGAAAGAAAGAATAAAAAATATTTAGAAAAATTTTTTTGGACAAACTATAAAAAGTATAACCCAGATATTGAAGAGCTATCTGAGAACTCAAGCTTAGAGGAAGTTAAAAAGCAGTTTGAAAACGTTCCAATACCGCAGTTGTTTAATGAAGAGTATTTAAAAAACACCTCTACAATTAAGACAATCATGTTAAAAAAAGGGAACAGTTATTCTTCTGGTATTTCAATTTGCAAATACAATAAAAAGATGACGATGATGCATACTTTAGTGCTTCAAAAAGAGCATCTTCATAGTTTACCAGTAAATTTATATGAATATGTAGCAAATCGAGTTTTAGCTACTAATGACAGTGAATATTTTTCTGGGTATTGGCCACCAAAGAATAAGTATATTGATCGAGGGTACACTAATTTTGTAAAAGGAGATTATGATGATGTTCATCACTTTTACAAGCAAATTAATATATACAACTGCGAAGTCAATAATGATTTTGACAAACAAATAATAGATAGCTTTAACTCCAATAAAGACTATGTAAAAAATGAGATAAGAAAAAGTCTGGGAGATGTATTTTATGATGCATTTGGTGTTGATGAACCTGAAAAAGATATAAAAATTATATCAATTGGGTCAGATAATAACATATCAGGTATTGCAATGTGTTTGCCTAAAAGAAGCGACCATGGAGTATTTGCTCTATCCAATCAAACATGGATTATAAAAGCAGATGATCTAGATGCAGTAAAACAATTAAAAGCTTTATCTGATAAATATTTTCAAACTCTAGGACATAATAATTATAATGTTCATACCTTTGAAGAGTATAAAGGTATAGAAAGCAAGCTTAATACTTTAAGGGCATTAAAAGAAGTACATTTTTGGATTGCTAATAATACCAGAGTAAAGGCATATATTAACTATCTAAAAAGAATAAATTTTGAAATAAGTCTATTAACATCAAAAAAATCAATTTCTAAAAAATATGTAAAATTTATAAAAGGGTTCACTTCAAGTTTTTATAAAAGAAAATCTTTAAGGTATCAGTCCAAAGAACTTCAAAATGATATGGAAGTGTCATTTGATACATCATTTATGAGTATAGACTCAGTAAAAGTTATGGATATAGATACATTTGGAATGAGTGCAGAAATATCTGCAAATCTAAATATTAAAGATAATACACATATTGATATAATATTTTCATTAAAAGGTGAAGAAGCGCAGAAGTTAAAAGGTGTAGTAAAGTACTGTAAGCCAAAAGCAGTTTCAGGATTTAAAGCATTAAATAATCATGTTGGTATTGAGTTTCAAGGATTAGATTTAGAATCAAAAAGAGTTATAAGAGAGTATTGTTTTAGAAAGCTAAATCCAGATTTAAGTATGTTCTCAAAGCAAGATTTTAGATCTTTAGTGGATCTTTTAGAGAAGTCTAAATATTTTGAATATTACGATAGTACCAAACAAAGACAGTTTGAGGAGGAGTCGGAGCCAATATATTCCTCTTTAGAATTGCTAATACCGGATTTAGCAAGAGTAACCGTATTCAAAAATGATGAAGATGATTCAATTATAGGCACACACGCATTTTATAGAAGATCAAACAAAACATGGCAACTTCACCAATTGGCAGTGAATGAATCTCTAACAATATATAAGGCAAAGTTTCCTACAAAAGTAGTATTAAACGGTGCTTTTCAATATCTATGTTTAGATCCAGACGTAGATTTTGTAATTACATACTTTCACAATGATGCGGCAATAGCGAAAACATATTTCGATGTAAAAAATCACCATGATAACCCAAAAGAATATGCTTATATAGAGTTTACAGGGTTTTTGTTTGAAGGTTTAGATAAAAAGTCTTATCAATTTGGAAATGACTATCAATTGTCTGTTGCAAATGAAAAAGAAAAGAAGTTTCTTCAAAAAGAAGTAAAGAACCTAGTAGAAGATATAGAGTATGAAGCTTTAGAGTATGCCAATTTATCGCAAAAAGACTTAATAAAAAAATGGAATAAAACAGGTGCTATAAGAGACCGGGAAGTTTTATTAATCAAAAATAAAAACGGTGAGATATTACATTTTGCTATATGTGATGTAAGCCCTTTGGGTATAAATTTTATAGGATTGGTGGATATATTTAGAATTTTTCATCAAAAAACAGACGAAGCGCCAAGTGCTATTACAATGCAATTGTTAGCTAACTATGCCGCAAGTTATTATAAAAACAAAGGTAGGTCTCAAGTATACTTAGAAGTCGATCCAAACTTAGGTGAATATTTTAATGAGTTAGAAGTAAGGCAATTGGGTAAAAATTGGAGATTAATAGCGGCTAGAAATACATTTATGACTGCACTGCAATATTTTAACAGTAGATTTGAGCGGTTACAACAAAGGCTAAAACAATCGGAGAGTAAATGA
- a CDS encoding ATP-binding protein has protein sequence MIKRLVAVFLVTLIGIVYFATENNIELTAYDVKYILDDQESFKNKDISENHWQEYTLGKGIDHYKKPYVYWIRFKFNNKNQNLENPALALGKIGDVEEVYFNGEYLGANGRIEGKSRSFYHYPRIYRIQKNKIEDVNTVAIRAKKSAILRAGIHSGPVAFGDYEDLRQKVNKAYFLVYYLGIILGFFSLVMGVYHLYLYIRMRDKIQNLYYFCFSLFSSAFIYSLSWGLTVHFKSEFVVAQVNCFLGVMTAVTYLIFIQRFLNITLNIKHKVFIGIQLIFPIICLFPKQVDAVFNIYSIWFVLGLGTIIYAGYLFIWHYYKNNREDLKVLMSSIVVMLLCAFHDILHSLELFSSFQLSGVGFFSLNIGIMFSLAKDFTTAYKDVEQTVRERTDELEKAIDHVKMVEDQKKRVFTNISHDLKTPIAVAIHKLDELSEYVLKEKGREVLIKSNNALLRLNSMVKNILDTISSESGTIKLIWNKDNAVKFIKDWKIDFEEVGKLKNKTVHFSSNQDEINIPWDRDKMNRVFDNFMTNALKYCPENGDIYIRLIASGTRFQLEVEDTGEGLPEEEWKSVFKRFYQGSSTNLRDHGGFGIGLSFVYEVINKMNGNVFITHGDVGKIKFVVELPINQDIDLIESEAEQEISELRPHTLKAIAVAEYPRKYPEKENPDLPRLLVAEDNPDIAENLLYILQKDYNVYFAENGLEAIGVLEKISIDCILSDLMMPKMDGSELLSRVREDYRWKLIPFIMVTSKSDRENIIEHLNSGAQDYITKPFEKDILKARVLSQSQTSIIRKHMLNSDKLAALGVLAAGIAHELKNPIHAAKNFTSIIRKRVQMIFESMDKRDPEFEKKMNYIIDRIEDNNHKMDEITQAIGSYTNGNKEKVDININEMIDSSILLFGTKLKQKSLTIEKQYTKDNVHILGFSPLNQCVVNLIDNAIAVAKDKIVIETERTEQRVCIRVKDDGEGIAPELQNKIFDMFMTTKPPGEGTGLGLSIVKNIVELQHGGTIEILSSTPNGTTFEIKVPFEAPDPEDSGVNVFHGKGETHAY, from the coding sequence ATGATAAAACGTCTTGTAGCAGTATTTTTAGTTACATTAATAGGAATAGTCTATTTTGCAACTGAGAATAATATTGAATTAACTGCATATGATGTGAAATATATACTTGATGATCAAGAGAGTTTTAAAAATAAAGATATTTCTGAAAATCATTGGCAAGAATATACTCTTGGTAAAGGGATAGACCACTATAAAAAACCATATGTATACTGGATAAGATTCAAATTTAATAACAAAAATCAAAATCTAGAAAATCCTGCATTAGCATTAGGTAAAATAGGTGATGTTGAAGAAGTTTATTTTAATGGGGAATATCTAGGTGCTAATGGAAGAATAGAGGGTAAGTCGCGATCATTTTATCACTATCCAAGAATCTATAGAATACAAAAGAATAAGATAGAAGATGTCAATACCGTTGCAATACGTGCAAAAAAAAGTGCAATATTAAGAGCAGGGATTCATTCTGGACCTGTTGCTTTTGGAGATTATGAAGATCTAAGGCAAAAAGTTAATAAGGCTTATTTTTTAGTCTATTACCTTGGAATAATTTTAGGATTTTTTAGCTTAGTTATGGGTGTTTATCACCTATATTTATATATTAGGATGAGAGATAAAATACAGAATTTATATTATTTCTGTTTTTCATTGTTTTCATCGGCATTTATATATTCGCTTTCATGGGGGTTAACTGTACATTTTAAAAGTGAATTTGTAGTAGCTCAAGTAAATTGCTTTCTAGGCGTAATGACAGCTGTAACATATCTGATATTTATTCAACGCTTTTTAAATATAACACTCAATATAAAGCATAAGGTATTCATTGGAATTCAGTTAATATTTCCAATCATATGTTTATTTCCAAAACAAGTAGATGCAGTATTTAACATATATTCAATCTGGTTTGTTCTTGGGTTAGGAACAATTATCTATGCTGGATATTTATTTATATGGCATTACTATAAAAATAACAGGGAAGATCTCAAGGTATTAATGAGCTCTATAGTGGTTATGCTTCTATGCGCTTTTCACGATATTCTTCATAGTTTAGAACTTTTCTCCAGTTTTCAACTGAGTGGAGTTGGATTCTTTTCGTTAAATATAGGGATAATGTTCTCATTAGCTAAGGATTTCACAACAGCTTACAAAGATGTAGAACAAACAGTAAGAGAAAGAACGGATGAATTAGAAAAAGCAATAGATCATGTGAAAATGGTAGAAGATCAGAAAAAAAGAGTTTTTACGAATATCTCACATGATCTTAAAACACCTATAGCAGTAGCAATTCATAAACTAGATGAACTTTCAGAGTATGTTTTAAAAGAAAAAGGTAGAGAAGTTCTTATAAAAAGTAACAATGCTCTACTTAGATTGAACTCAATGGTTAAAAATATTTTAGATACCATTTCCTCTGAATCAGGAACAATTAAACTTATATGGAATAAAGATAATGCTGTTAAATTTATAAAAGACTGGAAAATTGACTTTGAAGAAGTTGGGAAACTAAAGAATAAAACCGTTCATTTTTCAAGTAACCAAGATGAAATTAATATTCCCTGGGATAGGGATAAAATGAACCGAGTCTTTGATAATTTTATGACTAATGCTTTAAAATATTGTCCAGAGAATGGTGATATATACATTAGACTTATTGCCTCTGGAACACGCTTTCAATTAGAGGTAGAAGATACGGGTGAAGGCTTGCCTGAAGAAGAATGGAAAAGTGTATTTAAGCGATTTTATCAAGGTTCCAGCACCAATTTAAGAGACCACGGGGGTTTTGGTATCGGTCTTTCATTCGTATATGAAGTGATCAACAAAATGAATGGTAATGTGTTTATTACACATGGAGATGTAGGTAAAATCAAATTTGTTGTTGAATTGCCCATCAACCAAGATATTGATTTAATAGAGTCAGAAGCTGAGCAAGAGATCTCTGAACTTAGACCTCATACTTTAAAAGCTATTGCTGTAGCGGAATATCCAAGAAAATACCCTGAGAAAGAAAATCCAGATTTACCAAGGCTATTGGTAGCCGAAGACAACCCTGATATTGCTGAAAACCTGCTTTATATCCTGCAAAAGGACTATAATGTATACTTTGCTGAAAACGGTTTAGAAGCTATAGGCGTTTTAGAAAAGATCTCTATAGACTGTATTTTAAGTGATTTGATGATGCCTAAGATGGACGGATCTGAGCTCCTAAGTCGTGTTAGAGAAGACTATAGATGGAAACTTATTCCATTTATTATGGTTACATCTAAGAGCGATCGTGAAAATATCATTGAGCATTTAAATAGTGGTGCACAAGATTATATAACTAAGCCTTTTGAAAAAGATATCTTAAAAGCCAGAGTCCTATCTCAAAGCCAAACCTCTATCATTAGAAAGCATATGCTTAACTCAGACAAATTGGCTGCTTTAGGTGTGTTAGCGGCTGGTATTGCTCATGAACTTAAGAACCCTATTCATGCTGCTAAAAACTTTACGTCAATTATTAGAAAACGTGTACAAATGATATTTGAATCCATGGATAAAAGAGATCCAGAGTTTGAAAAAAAGATGAACTATATTATTGATCGTATTGAAGACAACAATCATAAAATGGATGAGATAACTCAAGCAATAGGTTCATATACAAATGGAAATAAAGAGAAAGTAGATATCAATATCAATGAAATGATTGATTCATCAATTTTACTATTTGGAACTAAGCTTAAACAAAAAAGCTTAACTATAGAAAAACAGTATACCAAAGATAATGTTCATATTTTGGGCTTCTCTCCTTTAAATCAATGTGTGGTTAATTTGATTGATAACGCTATTGCTGTGGCAAAAGATAAAATTGTTATTGAAACAGAAAGAACAGAGCAAAGAGTATGTATTCGAGTCAAAGATGACGGTGAGGGTATTGCGCCAGAGCTACAAAATAAAATCTTTGATATGTTCATGACCACAAAGCCTCCTGGAGAGGGAACAGGCCTTGGCTTATCTATTGTTAAAAATATTGTAGAACTTCAACACGGTGGGACTATAGAAATACTCTCTTCAACACCAAATGGCACAACTTTTGAAATAAAAGTACCGTTTGAAGCGCCAGATCCTGAAGATTCTGGAGTAAATGTATTTCATGGAAAGGGAGAAACACATGCCTACTGA
- a CDS encoding response regulator, with amino-acid sequence MPTDKKLKVLLLEDDPDNALAIEMIKEEEWTIHRERHPFYADASTINKYDIVLVDIVYNIKNDDLTKIPSSWIHESVFIPAKNFIEDVLKINPKFPIVLLTALTKLQVLEHSNLYDLGANMIHIEKPVDFDSEEFNNTIDEFLEKSSKL; translated from the coding sequence ATGCCTACTGATAAAAAATTAAAAGTATTATTGTTAGAAGATGATCCAGATAATGCTTTAGCAATAGAAATGATCAAGGAAGAAGAGTGGACGATTCATAGAGAACGCCATCCATTTTATGCTGATGCGAGTACCATAAATAAATATGATATTGTGTTGGTAGATATTGTATACAATATCAAAAATGATGATTTAACTAAAATTCCTTCAAGTTGGATTCACGAGAGTGTTTTTATACCGGCCAAAAATTTCATAGAAGATGTTTTAAAAATAAACCCAAAATTTCCTATTGTACTATTAACGGCGCTGACAAAACTTCAAGTTTTAGAGCATTCAAATTTGTATGATTTAGGGGCTAATATGATCCATATAGAGAAGCCTGTGGATTTTGACTCAGAAGAATTTAATAATACAATCGATGAATTTTTAGAAAAAAGCTCAAAGCTTTAA
- a CDS encoding TonB-dependent receptor has protein sequence MQYNTCKRTVLTLVSLCTIFCLSPAFATGLSKSVNVGPKAIGMGGAFVGIADDATAIYHNPAGITQLEGHHFFIGADSLITNLDYTPDGSSTESAEKEFLPVPSFSYVTSVAKPLYMGVGVFFPHGNGGKFPSPSAILTNPNEGRIYSMEIIPTLAYKSDFGLSIGAGFRIVRIQNELKGQIIDLDPDNPGTTVDTIEDLDVSGWALGASFGLFYKPVKYFSFGANLRSIVEKDLDGNVTTGDDPADPINFSTGSPNNSVSLSQTLPMTLNAGFGIYPTDKLTIGLAYQFEKNDSIKEYTATVGALPPIVLAQNWSNTHTIHIGADYKATEDLSVRAGYAKDFNEAIPDQAINRVVGDIAAHEVSAGAAYQIKNLNIGLTWNARFGERDVPAAPPVIPVVTNYKAFIHSISLGIGYKI, from the coding sequence ATGCAATACAATACCTGTAAACGTACCGTTTTAACTCTCGTGTCTTTATGTACCATTTTCTGCTTAAGCCCTGCTTTTGCTACCGGCCTCTCTAAATCTGTTAATGTTGGGCCTAAAGCCATTGGTATGGGTGGTGCTTTTGTAGGTATTGCTGATGATGCAACAGCCATTTATCATAACCCTGCGGGCATTACTCAACTTGAAGGCCATCACTTCTTTATAGGCGCCGATTCTCTCATTACCAATTTAGATTACACTCCAGATGGCAGTAGCACAGAAAGTGCTGAAAAAGAGTTTCTACCTGTTCCTAGCTTTTCATATGTCACTAGCGTTGCTAAACCTTTGTATATGGGTGTTGGTGTGTTTTTCCCACATGGTAATGGCGGTAAGTTTCCCTCCCCTTCCGCCATTCTAACCAATCCTAATGAAGGCAGAATTTACTCCATGGAAATCATACCCACTCTGGCTTATAAATCTGACTTTGGTTTAAGTATTGGTGCCGGCTTTCGTATTGTTAGAATACAAAATGAACTCAAAGGCCAAATCATTGACCTTGATCCAGATAACCCCGGTACAACAGTGGATACCATCGAAGACTTAGATGTTAGTGGCTGGGCTTTAGGAGCGAGCTTTGGTTTATTTTACAAACCTGTAAAGTACTTCTCTTTTGGCGCCAACTTACGCTCTATTGTAGAGAAAGACTTGGATGGTAATGTTACAACGGGTGACGATCCAGCCGACCCGATTAATTTTTCTACAGGCAGTCCAAATAACTCTGTCAGCCTAAGTCAAACTTTACCGATGACCCTAAATGCTGGTTTTGGTATTTATCCTACTGATAAACTAACCATCGGTTTGGCGTATCAATTCGAAAAGAATGACTCTATCAAAGAATATACTGCAACTGTAGGCGCTCTTCCTCCCATTGTATTAGCTCAAAACTGGAGCAATACACATACGATTCATATTGGTGCTGATTACAAAGCCACAGAAGATCTATCTGTTAGAGCGGGTTATGCCAAAGATTTTAATGAAGCTATTCCTGACCAAGCCATCAACCGTGTTGTAGGTGATATCGCTGCGCATGAAGTCTCTGCTGGTGCTGCTTACCAAATCAAAAACCTGAATATTGGCCTAACTTGGAATGCTAGATTTGGAGAAAGAGATGTTCCAGCGGCACCACCGGTTATCCCTGTAGTTACCAACTACAAAGCTTTTATTCACTCGATTTCTCTTGGTATTGGATATAAGATTTAA